One genomic segment of Hevea brasiliensis isolate MT/VB/25A 57/8 chromosome 3, ASM3005281v1, whole genome shotgun sequence includes these proteins:
- the LOC110659122 gene encoding gamma-tubulin complex component 3 — protein MEEEDQQKILDLVKELVHRLLSQNPSSKAPNSNPNHNPNAPDFQNALRYAIRILSSRLTPSIAPDAAAIAESIKRRLATQGKSSQALTFADLFNKFALKTGPGSINNKWAVLYLLKIISEDRKTANNGPNSVALLPNLALNDPDLKNDSRVLHNLTRGDRGWDNGVLLVAKDPENLREIAFKEYVNLVREENEVSEEVLVRDVLYACQGIDGKYVKFDANVDGYALLDTVKVPRATRLIVRKLCELGWLFRKVKGYISESMDRFPAEDVGTVGQAFCAALQDELSEYYKLLAVLEAQAMNPIPLVSETASSGNYLSLRRLSVWFAEPMVKMRLMAVLVDKCRVLRGGAMAGAIHLHAQHGDPLVHEFMRSLLQRVCSPLFEMVRSWVLEGELEDIFAEFFVVGQPVKAESLWREGYRLHAGMLPSFISQSLAQRILRTGKSINFLRVCCDDRGWADTATEAATAAGTTTRRGSLGYGETDALETLVVEAAKRIDKHLLDVMYTRFKFKEHCLAIKQYLLLGQGDFVQYLMDIVGPELSEPANTISSFKLAGLLESAIRSSNAQYDDCDILDRLRVKMMPHGTGDRGWDVFSLEYDARVPLDTVFTESVMGRYLRIFNFLWKLRRVEHVLIGAWKMMKPNCITSRSFTKLQGAVKLQLLSTLRRCQVLWNEMNHFVTNLQYYIMFEVLEVSWSNFSNEMEVAKDLDDLLAAHEQYLHSIVEKSLLGERSQPLYKSLFVLFDLILRFRSHADRLYEGIHELQARTMASSLPSQDKNKSRRQTSDKSSEPGSWISDGRKALTQRAGEFLRNMGQELDAIAKEYTTLLEGFLSQLPVQQHVDLKFLLFRLDFTKFYSQVNPIK, from the exons ATGGAGGAAGAAGACCAGCAGAAGATCCTAGATCTAGTCAAGGAGCTAGTCCATCGCTTACTCTCCCAAAACCCCAGTTCTAAAGCCCCtaattcaaaccctaaccacaaccCTAATGCACCCGATTTCCAAAATGCTCTTCGCTACGCTATCCGTATTCTCTCTAGCAGATTAACTCCCTCGATTGCGCCTGATGCAGCTGCTATCGCTGAGTCTATAAAGCGCCGCCTTGCCACTCAGGGTAAGTCCTCGCAGGCTCTTACTTTCGCCGATCTTTTTAACAAATTCGCATTAAAAACTGGGCCTGGTAGCATTAATAACAAGTGGGCTGTCCTTTATTTGCTCAAAATCATATCTGAGGATAGGAAAACTGCAAATAATGGACCCAATTCGGTGGCTTTATTGCCTAATTTAGCTTTAAACGACCCTGATTTGAAAAATGACTCGCGGGTTCTTCATAATTTAACGAGAGGAGACAGGGGTTGGGATAATGGAGTTTTATTGGTCGCGAAAGACCCAGAAAATTTACGTGAGATTGCTTTTAAGGAGTATGTGAATTTGGTTAGAGAGGAAAATGAGGTTTCTGAGGAGGTTTTGGTAAGAGATGTATTATATGCTTGTCAAGGTATTGATGGGAAATACGTAAAATTTGATGCAAATGTTGATGGGTATGCCTTGTTGGACACCGTTAAGGTTCCTAGAGCTACTAGGCTTATTGTCAGGAAGCTGTGTGAGTTGGGGTGGTTGTTCAGAAAGGTTAAAGGGTATATTTCAGAGAGCATGGATCGGTTTCCAGCTGAAGATGTAGGAACTGTAGGGCAGGCATTTTGTGCAGCATTACAAGATGAACTCTCAGAATACTATAAGTTGCTGGCTGTGCTCGAAGCACAGGCAATGAATCCTATTCCATTGGTTTCAGAGACAGCTAGTTCAGGGAATTATTTGTCATTGAGGAGACTGTCGGTTTGGTTTGCAGAACCAATGGTGAAAATGAGGTTAATGGCTGTTTTGGTTGATAAGTGTAGAGTTTTGAGGGGTGGTGCAATGGCTGGGGCTATTCATTTGCATGCCCAGCACGGTGATCCACTTGTTCATGAGTTTATGAGGAGTTTACTTCAGCGTGTGTGTTCTCCACTTTTCGAAATGGTTAGGAGTTGGGTTTTGGAAGGGGAGTTGGAGGACATTTTTGCTGAATTCTTTGTTGTGGGTCAGCCTGTGAAAGCCGAGTCACTTTGGAGGGAAGGTTACCGGCTCCATGCTGGGATGCTTccctcatttatttcacaatctcTTGCTCAGCGCATCTTGAGGACTGGGAAATCAATAAATTTCCTTCGTGTTTGTTGTGATGATCGTGGCTGGGCTGATACTGCAACAGAGGCTGCTACTGCTGCTGGGACCACAACTAGAAGAGGAAGTCTTGGATATGGTGAAACTGATGCACTTGAAACTCTGGTTGTTGAAGCAGCAAAGAGAATAGATAAGCATCTATTGGATGTTATGTACACGAGGTTTAAGTTCAAAGAGCATTGCCTTGCAATCAAACAGTATTTACTACTAGGCCAAGGTGATTTTGTTCAGTATCTAATGGATATTGTTGGGCCAGAGCTTTCTGAGCCTGCTAATACCATTAGCTCATTCAAGCTAGCAGGATTACTGGAAAGTGCAATTCGATCATCTAATGCTCAGTATGATGACTGTGATATTTTAGATAGATTGAGGGTTAAGATGATGCCACATGGCACTGGAGATAGGGGCTGGGATGTATTTTCATTGGAATATGATGCTAGAGTTCCACTAGATACAGTGTTCACAGAGTCTGTAATGGGAAGGTATTTAAGAATTTTTAATTTTCTGTGGAAATTGAGACGAGTAGAGCATGTGCTTATTGGTGCTTGGAAGATGATGAAACCAAATTGTATTACATCTCGTTCTTTCACTAAGCTGCAGGGTGCAGTTAAGTTGCAGTTACTTTCAACATTGAGGCGGTGTCAAGTTCTTTGGAATGAGATGAATCATTTTGTTACCAACCTGCAATATTATATCATGTTTGAAGTCTTGGAGGTATCATGGTCTAACTTTTCAAATGAGATGGAAGTAGCAAAAGATCTTGATGATCTACTTGCAGCCCATGAGCAGTATCTCCATTCGATTGTGGAGAAATCTCTTCTTGGTGAACGTTCTCAGCCCCTTTACAAGTCTCTCTTTGTCTTGTTTGACCTCATATTACGTTTCAGAAGTCATGCAGATCGGTTGTATGAAGGCATTCATGAATTGCAAGCAAG AACCATGGCATCCTCCTTACCTTCTCAAGACAAGAACAAATCAAGAAGGCAGACCTCAGATAAATCCTCAGAACCTGGATCATGGATTAGCGATGGCAGGAAGGCCTTAACACAACGTGCTGGGGAATTCCTTCGAAATATGGGGCAGGAACTGGATGCCATAGCAAAGGAATATACAACATTGCTAGAAGGATTCTTATCTCAATTGCCTGTGCAGCAACATGTTGATTTGAAATTTCTCCTGTTCCGGCTTGACTTCACCAAATTTTATAGTCAAGTTAATCCTATTAAATAG